The following are encoded together in the Acinetobacter radioresistens DSM 6976 = NBRC 102413 = CIP 103788 genome:
- a CDS encoding copper resistance protein NlpE N-terminal domain-containing protein, which produces MKKALLTSFVAASISFGCSNQTTEPEQKTSAVKTDQGQTSDPKLQAWVGKYEGIIPCATCISRCEGCDSMGVDLELHPDMSFKLVRTSYSTQSAAEVYTGYFEFLDGDKLKIQLNEVKDRNILV; this is translated from the coding sequence ATGAAAAAAGCACTTCTGACCTCTTTTGTTGCAGCAAGTATTTCTTTTGGCTGTTCCAACCAGACGACTGAACCTGAACAGAAGACCTCTGCGGTTAAAACCGACCAAGGCCAGACAAGCGATCCCAAACTGCAAGCCTGGGTTGGGAAATATGAAGGAATAATCCCCTGCGCTACTTGTATTTCACGTTGTGAAGGCTGTGACAGTATGGGCGTAGACCTTGAACTGCATCCTGATATGAGTTTTAAACTGGTGCGCACCAGCTATAGCACTCAAAGTGCTGCCGAGGTCTACACCGGATATTTTGAATTTTTAGATGGTGATAAACTTAAAATTCAGCTAAATGAAGTAAAAGACCGTAATATTCTGGTATAG
- a CDS encoding YaeQ family protein translates to MALKATIYKADLNIANMDTHQYSDHQLTLALHPSETIERLMVRIAAFARFADEQLEFTKDLFETNEPALWQKDLTGQLEKWIEVGCPDEDKVKKASSRCKQVAIIAYGSQVSDWWKKNSKIKTLDNVEVWQISEASTEALQALCERTMQLQLNVMDGEWTLIGNHAQAVIEWQQLK, encoded by the coding sequence ATGGCGTTAAAAGCAACAATATATAAGGCAGACCTGAATATTGCCAATATGGATACACACCAGTACAGTGACCATCAACTGACTCTGGCTTTGCATCCATCTGAAACCATTGAACGCTTGATGGTACGTATTGCTGCTTTTGCTCGGTTTGCTGATGAGCAGCTTGAGTTTACCAAAGACCTGTTTGAGACCAATGAGCCAGCCTTGTGGCAAAAGGACTTAACGGGGCAATTGGAAAAATGGATTGAGGTAGGCTGTCCGGATGAAGATAAAGTTAAAAAAGCCAGTTCACGCTGCAAGCAGGTCGCCATTATAGCCTATGGCAGCCAGGTGTCGGACTGGTGGAAAAAGAACAGCAAGATAAAAACTTTGGATAATGTCGAAGTATGGCAGATTTCTGAGGCTTCTACTGAGGCGTTACAAGCCTTGTGTGAACGAACCATGCAACTACAGCTCAATGTAATGGATGGTGAATGGACCTTAATTGGTAACCATGCACAAGCTGTAATTGAGTGGCAACAACTCAAGTAA
- a CDS encoding cytochrome P450/oxidoreductase yields the protein MNVKVPMHGQCPFHAELQQKGKNFDMFAVPYQQDPALALKEFRAQLPIFFSEAMGYWIVTRYEDVKAIFRDPITFSACNALEKLTPSCPEALKILEKYNYGMNRTLVNEDEPVHMERRRALMDAFTPQNLEEHQHFVRELVRKKVDGFIYKGRADLVQEMLWEIPLMVALHFLGVPEDDMQELRKFAVAHTVNTWGRPTLEQQLEVAEGVGQFWEYSGRVLEKMKNNPEGKGWMYDMIAKNRVMPEVVTDNYLHSMMMAIMVAAHETTALASANALKLLLADRKVWKKICDNPQLIPGAVEECLRHSGSVVAWRRQVTTESEVSGVKFKKGDKLFLVSASANHDELHFENADELDIYRDNAIEHLTFGYGAHQCMGKNIGRMEMCIFIEELSRRIPDLKLCEQEFTYLANTSFRGPEALWTEWHAQPEQTARQITTFPIGAPDLKAMTRPVRVQAVYPEAEDIIRIELAAIHGEELPRWSAGSHIELVLPNGLSRKYSLCGLVTDQFYTIAVKREPESRGGSQWIHQYLKAGEQIYIKGPKNFFKLNLQASQYVLIAGGIGITPILSMANSLREQGRPYRLIYLSRQRASMALLKEVAAHGSAAELYISSEGKRINLQQLLSALPAGTQVCACGPEALLDTLTNYTEDLSQVQLTVEHFGSGKNLFLYENDTDFEVELLDSGLTLTVARDQTLLDCLLDKGIDVSFDCTEGLCGSCQLPVEEGEIDHRDKVLTRAERDGMKSVISCCSRGKGKLKLKL from the coding sequence ATGAACGTAAAAGTACCTATGCATGGGCAATGCCCTTTTCATGCCGAGTTACAACAGAAGGGTAAAAACTTTGACATGTTTGCAGTGCCATATCAGCAAGACCCTGCATTGGCTCTGAAGGAATTTCGTGCACAGCTCCCGATTTTTTTCTCTGAAGCGATGGGTTACTGGATTGTGACCCGTTATGAAGATGTCAAAGCAATTTTTCGTGATCCTATTACCTTTTCTGCCTGTAATGCACTCGAGAAACTGACGCCTTCTTGCCCTGAAGCATTAAAAATTCTTGAAAAATATAATTATGGTATGAACCGTACACTGGTAAATGAAGATGAACCGGTTCACATGGAACGGCGTCGTGCTTTAATGGATGCTTTTACACCACAGAATCTGGAAGAGCACCAACATTTCGTTAGAGAACTGGTCAGGAAGAAAGTCGACGGATTTATTTATAAGGGACGGGCAGATCTGGTACAGGAAATGCTCTGGGAAATACCCTTAATGGTAGCGTTACACTTTTTGGGCGTACCTGAAGATGACATGCAGGAACTACGTAAATTTGCAGTTGCTCATACCGTTAATACCTGGGGAAGACCAACATTAGAACAGCAGTTGGAGGTTGCCGAGGGAGTAGGACAATTCTGGGAGTACTCTGGCCGTGTGCTGGAGAAAATGAAAAATAATCCAGAAGGTAAAGGCTGGATGTATGACATGATTGCTAAAAATCGTGTAATGCCAGAGGTGGTGACAGACAATTATCTGCATTCAATGATGATGGCTATTATGGTGGCCGCCCATGAAACTACCGCACTAGCCTCTGCCAATGCATTAAAACTACTTTTAGCTGACCGGAAAGTGTGGAAAAAAATCTGTGATAACCCGCAGCTGATTCCGGGTGCAGTCGAGGAGTGTTTACGGCATTCAGGTTCTGTAGTGGCTTGGCGCAGACAGGTCACTACCGAGAGTGAAGTCAGTGGAGTCAAGTTTAAGAAAGGCGATAAATTGTTTTTGGTGTCGGCTTCTGCTAACCATGATGAACTTCATTTTGAAAATGCCGATGAGCTGGATATTTATCGTGATAATGCTATTGAACATCTGACATTCGGTTACGGTGCACACCAGTGTATGGGTAAGAATATCGGCCGTATGGAAATGTGTATTTTCATTGAAGAACTGTCACGCCGTATACCAGACCTGAAACTCTGCGAGCAGGAATTTACCTATCTGGCCAATACCTCGTTCAGAGGACCAGAGGCCTTGTGGACTGAGTGGCATGCCCAGCCAGAACAAACTGCCAGACAAATTACCACTTTTCCTATTGGAGCGCCTGATCTTAAAGCCATGACCCGCCCGGTACGTGTTCAGGCAGTTTATCCTGAAGCAGAAGATATTATACGTATTGAGCTGGCTGCTATACACGGTGAAGAATTACCACGCTGGAGTGCCGGTTCACATATTGAACTGGTATTGCCTAATGGCCTGAGCCGTAAGTACTCTCTATGCGGTTTAGTGACTGATCAATTTTATACGATTGCTGTAAAGAGAGAGCCAGAAAGCCGGGGTGGTTCACAATGGATTCATCAGTATTTAAAAGCAGGAGAACAGATCTACATTAAGGGACCCAAAAACTTTTTTAAATTAAATTTACAGGCGAGCCAGTATGTGCTGATCGCGGGGGGGATAGGTATTACTCCTATTCTGAGCATGGCCAACAGCTTACGTGAACAGGGGCGCCCTTACCGGCTAATTTATCTTTCACGCCAGCGGGCTAGTATGGCATTACTTAAGGAAGTTGCTGCACATGGTAGTGCTGCCGAACTCTACATTTCTTCTGAAGGTAAACGGATAAATCTGCAACAGCTCTTGTCAGCGTTGCCTGCCGGTACACAGGTATGCGCCTGTGGTCCGGAAGCATTACTTGATACCTTGACCAACTATACCGAAGACTTGTCACAGGTTCAGCTCACGGTCGAGCATTTTGGTTCAGGGAAGAACCTCTTTTTATATGAAAATGATACCGACTTTGAAGTTGAACTACTGGATAGCGGTTTAACACTGACAGTAGCCCGGGACCAGACCTTATTGGACTGTTTGCTGGACAAAGGAATTGATGTCAGCTTTGACTGTACCGAGGGTTTATGTGGAAGCTGCCAGCTTCCGGTTGAAGAAGGTGAAATTGATCATCGCGACAAGGTATTGACCCGAGCCGAGCGTGACGGAATGAAATCAGTAATCAGTTGCTGTTCACGAGGAAAAGGAAAACTCAAACTCAAGCTTTAA
- a CDS encoding DUF2505 family protein — translation MAHRFTVYATIPGVSLSDFKRLSADTSLHEKVCRRIPGDKLEILESRIDQGIYTLKRAYNLDVNIPDIAKKLLKDAFRLRRTDITNLEALTSTVALGANLPLEASCDRSVTGDDQQIHIKLDWQVKVKVPLIGGMLEKHAEGEIRKFSDIEIEIVEDELRKNLQA, via the coding sequence ATGGCACATCGTTTTACTGTTTATGCCACTATTCCAGGTGTTTCTCTGAGTGATTTTAAACGGCTGAGTGCCGATACTTCACTGCATGAAAAAGTCTGTAGACGTATTCCGGGGGATAAGCTGGAAATTCTGGAATCCAGGATTGATCAGGGGATTTATACACTCAAGCGTGCTTATAATCTGGATGTCAATATTCCAGACATTGCCAAAAAATTATTAAAAGATGCTTTTCGTCTGAGACGTACAGATATTACCAATCTTGAAGCACTAACCTCGACAGTGGCACTTGGCGCCAACCTGCCACTGGAGGCAAGTTGTGACCGTAGTGTAACTGGTGATGACCAGCAGATTCATATAAAACTGGACTGGCAGGTCAAAGTAAAAGTGCCATTAATCGGTGGAATGCTGGAGAAACATGCTGAAGGTGAAATCCGCAAGTTTAGCGATATCGAAATAGAAATTGTAGAAGATGAGCTCAGAAAGAACTTGCAGGCCTAG
- a CDS encoding helix-turn-helix domain-containing protein: protein METLQTLERGIHALELIARHQGQLTVAQLAELLEINRTIAYRITRTLTHLGYIKTNENLGLELSSKIQDLYHCYEMTIPSNSQQILNSLSNRTQASASLVIAEGSDCVVVKTASTGSSYLRINYQLGSRHPIGTAAAGIAIATTYPSQPEEKEEIKLARQLGYGYSEGRLQSGAVGLFMPIPERHMAIGIVSIGEVNKEAVLEALNDAVRALN from the coding sequence TTGGAGACCTTACAGACGCTGGAACGGGGCATTCATGCATTAGAACTGATTGCCAGACATCAAGGCCAGTTGACCGTAGCGCAGCTGGCTGAACTATTAGAGATTAACCGGACTATTGCCTACCGTATTACCCGGACCTTAACTCATTTAGGTTATATTAAAACCAATGAAAATCTGGGGCTGGAGCTCAGCAGCAAGATCCAGGATTTATATCACTGCTATGAAATGACGATTCCCTCTAATAGCCAGCAGATTCTGAATAGTCTGTCTAATCGGACTCAAGCCAGCGCTTCGCTAGTAATTGCTGAAGGATCAGACTGTGTAGTAGTTAAAACTGCATCGACTGGTTCCTCTTATTTACGTATTAATTATCAGCTGGGTTCACGGCATCCGATTGGTACAGCTGCAGCTGGTATTGCAATTGCTACCACCTATCCGTCTCAACCGGAGGAAAAAGAAGAAATCAAGCTAGCCCGCCAGCTTGGTTATGGTTATTCTGAAGGTCGGCTGCAATCTGGAGCCGTAGGCCTGTTTATGCCAATTCCAGAGCGGCATATGGCTATTGGAATTGTCAGTATTGGAGAAGTTAATAAAGAAGCCGTTTTAGAGGCCTTAAATGATGCGGTACGGGCTTTAAACTAA
- a CDS encoding MFS transporter, translated as MEAHSGLSAQDKRTLGLSSLGGALEFYDFVIYVFYAKIISELFFPSGLSPFWAMLNTYGIFAAGYFFRPLGGVVMAHFGDLVGRKRLFSLSILLMALPTLVIGLMPIFESIGYAAPLLLLLMRVVQGIAIGGEIPAAWTFVSEHVPEKKIGFANGLLTAGLSLGILLGALMSLFISLKFSEAQIHDWAWRIPFIIGGVFGLVALYLRSYLKETPIFKAMQARKELSKELPVKQVLARHKTAVVIGMMFTWFLTGCVVVLILAMPNLLTGAFGIERSDAFTMQSAAIIMQMAGCILAGLLADRFGAGKVILIGSFCVAAIAGIFYTSLGHVSQSTIFILYMLLGLFSGTVGMVSYSMVRMFPAQIRFSGISFSYNVAYAIAGGLTLPLVQWLSLYSKIGAMYYIWVVCLVAFFTAIIYRSKFE; from the coding sequence ATGGAAGCACATTCAGGTTTAAGTGCGCAGGATAAACGTACCCTGGGATTATCATCCTTGGGAGGCGCACTCGAATTTTATGATTTTGTCATTTATGTTTTTTACGCCAAAATTATTTCAGAGCTATTCTTTCCAAGTGGCCTGAGTCCTTTTTGGGCTATGCTGAATACTTATGGAATTTTTGCAGCCGGTTATTTTTTCAGGCCCTTAGGGGGCGTAGTTATGGCTCATTTTGGCGATCTGGTAGGACGCAAACGTCTCTTTAGTTTATCTATCTTGCTGATGGCATTGCCAACTTTAGTCATTGGCCTGATGCCTATTTTTGAAAGTATTGGCTATGCTGCCCCTTTATTATTACTTCTAATGCGGGTAGTACAAGGTATTGCAATTGGTGGAGAAATACCGGCTGCCTGGACTTTTGTATCAGAACATGTGCCTGAGAAAAAGATTGGCTTTGCTAATGGCCTGTTAACCGCCGGACTTTCACTGGGAATTCTACTTGGTGCCCTGATGTCACTATTTATTTCCCTTAAATTTAGTGAAGCGCAGATTCATGACTGGGCATGGCGCATTCCATTTATTATTGGTGGTGTATTTGGACTGGTTGCTTTATATCTGCGGTCTTACTTGAAAGAGACACCCATTTTTAAAGCCATGCAGGCACGTAAAGAACTGTCTAAAGAGTTACCGGTCAAGCAGGTACTCGCTCGCCACAAAACAGCAGTTGTTATTGGCATGATGTTTACCTGGTTTTTAACTGGTTGTGTAGTGGTACTGATTTTAGCAATGCCTAACTTGCTTACCGGCGCTTTCGGTATTGAACGCTCAGATGCCTTTACCATGCAAAGTGCTGCTATTATCATGCAGATGGCAGGCTGTATTCTGGCGGGACTTTTGGCTGACCGTTTTGGTGCCGGAAAAGTTATTCTGATCGGTTCATTCTGCGTCGCTGCGATTGCAGGAATTTTTTATACCAGTCTGGGTCATGTGTCACAGTCAACCATTTTTATATTGTATATGCTGCTCGGACTGTTCTCAGGTACGGTCGGTATGGTGTCTTACAGTATGGTCAGAATGTTCCCTGCCCAGATTCGTTTTTCGGGAATTTCATTTTCTTATAATGTCGCTTATGCAATTGCAGGTGGCCTGACCCTGCCACTGGTACAGTGGCTGAGCCTCTACAGTAAAATTGGTGCAATGTACTATATTTGGGTGGTATGTCTGGTGGCATTTTTTACTGCCATAATTTACAGATCAAAATTTGAATAA
- a CDS encoding MgtC/SapB family protein, translating to MDSELYYLLCAAAIGAVIGLEREYKNKTAGLRTMIMVSMASCLFTILSRQIGEVSDDRIAANILTGLGFLCAGVIFKDENRISGITTATTIWMVAALGMAIGAGYIALGLYGTILVLVILSLLTYLEKLVEEFNLIRDYKMICHYEQGLSHYYEQLFKQYGLKAKHVLQVLKSDEIILHWNISGKRQRHNLLVEELSQDPRIKRLSF from the coding sequence ATGGACAGTGAACTCTATTATTTGTTATGTGCCGCAGCAATAGGCGCAGTCATCGGGCTGGAACGGGAATATAAAAATAAGACCGCCGGCCTACGTACTATGATTATGGTCAGTATGGCTTCCTGCCTGTTTACCATATTGTCTCGGCAAATTGGGGAGGTTAGTGATGACCGTATTGCTGCAAATATTTTGACTGGACTGGGTTTTCTCTGTGCTGGCGTTATTTTTAAAGATGAAAACCGTATTTCGGGTATTACTACCGCGACCACTATCTGGATGGTCGCGGCTTTAGGCATGGCAATTGGCGCAGGCTATATTGCTTTAGGCCTGTATGGCACCATACTGGTACTGGTGATCTTAAGCCTGTTAACCTACCTTGAAAAACTGGTAGAAGAATTCAATTTAATCCGTGACTATAAAATGATTTGTCATTATGAGCAGGGATTATCACATTATTATGAGCAGCTCTTTAAGCAGTATGGCTTGAAGGCCAAGCATGTATTGCAGGTTCTAAAGTCCGATGAAATTATTTTGCACTGGAATATAAGTGGTAAACGCCAGCGACATAATTTATTGGTTGAAGAACTGAGTCAGGACCCGCGGATTAAACGTTTAAGTTTCTAG
- a CDS encoding FKBP-type peptidyl-prolyl cis-trans isomerase yields MSNELEIIDLKVGSGKEAVKGALITTHYTGWLEDGTKFDSSIDRGNYFECVIGTGRVIKGWDQGIMGMKVGGKRKLLVPAHLAYGERKMGKIIPANSNLIFEIELFDVKTRDE; encoded by the coding sequence ATGTCCAATGAACTGGAAATTATAGATTTGAAAGTGGGCTCTGGTAAGGAAGCAGTAAAAGGCGCACTGATTACCACCCATTATACTGGCTGGCTGGAAGACGGAACAAAATTTGACTCATCGATTGATCGTGGTAATTACTTTGAATGTGTGATTGGTACGGGCCGAGTCATTAAAGGCTGGGATCAAGGTATTATGGGTATGAAGGTAGGTGGAAAACGTAAATTGCTGGTTCCCGCACATTTAGCCTATGGAGAGCGAAAAATGGGCAAAATTATTCCGGCTAATTCGAACCTGATATTCGAAATTGAATTATTTGATGTGAAAACCCGTGATGAATAA
- a CDS encoding CobW family GTP-binding protein — protein MKLIQTPAAIPTHIISGFLGAGKTTLLQHLLRQKPKHETWAILMNEFGQIGVDQQLLPQQQGYAIKELLGGCLCCSSQLPMQIALSRLLSETKPDRLFIEPTGLGHPAQLLEQLTEPHWQQTLTVRALVTVLDGSRLHEQEWVSQNLYQDQLKAAQIIVVSHGDLMSFADGEALEQLKKEYAAYGQDWIMAEQGQLDLAEIDLLYQGIQRKLQPLLKVQRLQTALLSEEPIKKLPYHYVETAQGYSVAGWKLPKRWQFDFYALLDLFCTTENWLRIKGIFNTDQGWIYFNFNPQQLNYKSGEEGIDNRIEIITDENRNWENFEMSLLAAQLNIAEENSQI, from the coding sequence GTGAAGTTGATTCAGACACCAGCCGCAATACCAACCCACATTATTTCCGGTTTTCTAGGTGCAGGAAAAACCACACTGTTACAACATCTGTTGAGGCAGAAACCAAAGCATGAAACCTGGGCTATTTTAATGAACGAATTTGGTCAGATCGGAGTTGACCAACAACTGTTACCTCAGCAGCAGGGGTACGCAATAAAGGAGCTGCTGGGAGGGTGTTTATGCTGTAGCAGCCAGCTTCCTATGCAGATTGCTCTTTCAAGACTGTTATCTGAAACCAAGCCAGACCGGCTATTTATTGAACCTACTGGGCTTGGACATCCGGCCCAGTTACTCGAACAGCTTACTGAGCCTCATTGGCAACAGACGCTTACCGTTCGTGCTCTGGTGACAGTGCTGGATGGTTCACGTTTACACGAACAGGAGTGGGTAAGCCAAAACCTTTATCAGGATCAGCTTAAAGCCGCACAAATCATAGTGGTTTCACATGGTGATCTGATGAGTTTTGCTGATGGGGAGGCTTTAGAACAGCTCAAAAAGGAATATGCGGCCTATGGCCAAGACTGGATAATGGCCGAACAGGGGCAGCTTGATCTGGCAGAAATTGATTTGCTGTATCAGGGTATACAGCGCAAGTTACAGCCTTTGCTTAAAGTACAGCGTTTACAAACAGCACTGCTGAGTGAAGAACCAATTAAAAAGTTACCTTATCATTATGTAGAAACTGCACAAGGTTATAGTGTAGCGGGCTGGAAATTACCTAAGCGCTGGCAATTTGATTTTTATGCTTTGCTGGATCTGTTTTGTACAACCGAAAACTGGCTGAGAATCAAAGGGATCTTTAATACTGATCAGGGCTGGATCTATTTTAACTTCAATCCGCAACAGCTGAATTACAAGTCAGGTGAAGAAGGGATAGATAACCGGATAGAGATAATTACAGATGAAAATCGTAATTGGGAAAATTTTGAGATGAGCCTTTTGGCTGCACAGTTAAATATAGCCGAGGAAAATAGCCAGATTTAA
- the betA gene encoding choline dehydrogenase, which produces MQKKYDYIIIGAGSAGNVLAARLTEDAQTSVLLLEAGGPDHRLDFRTQMPAALAYPLQGRRYNWAYQTDPEPHMNNRRMECGRGKGLGGSSLINGMCYIRGNAMDLEQWASFKGLEDWSYADCLPYYKKAETRDIGGNDYHGDSGPVSVATPKQGNNELFHAMVEAGVQAGYPRTDDLNGYQQEGFGPMDRTVTPQGRRSSTARGYLDMAKGRSNLTILTHATTNKILFQGKRAIGVEYIQGANTAQLHQVYARNEVLLCAGAIASPQILQRSGIGQSTFLKSMDIPVLHDLPGVGENLQDHLEMYLQYRCKKPVSLYPALKWHNQPAIGVEWLFLGKGIGASNQFEAGGFIRSSDEFTWPNIQYHFLPVAINYNGSNPVKEHGFQAHVGSMRSPSRGRIKLKSRDPFEHPSILFNYMSTEQDWREFRDAIRITREIMHQPALDAYRGEEISPGKNLQSDAELDEFVRNHAETAYHPSCSCKMGEDDMAVVDGQGRVHGINGLRVVDASIMPVIMTGNLNATTIMIAEKLADRIRNRPSLPKSQAPFYRAS; this is translated from the coding sequence GTGCAGAAAAAATATGACTACATCATTATCGGTGCCGGCTCCGCAGGTAACGTACTGGCAGCACGCTTAACTGAAGATGCGCAGACCAGTGTTCTTTTGCTAGAGGCAGGTGGACCGGATCACCGTCTGGATTTTCGTACCCAGATGCCGGCTGCTCTGGCTTATCCTTTGCAGGGTCGTCGTTACAACTGGGCTTATCAGACTGACCCTGAGCCTCATATGAATAACCGCCGTATGGAATGTGGCCGCGGTAAAGGTCTAGGTGGCTCTTCACTTATTAATGGCATGTGTTATATCCGGGGTAATGCCATGGATCTGGAACAGTGGGCCAGCTTTAAAGGTTTAGAAGACTGGAGCTATGCTGACTGTCTGCCCTACTATAAAAAAGCAGAGACACGTGATATTGGTGGCAATGATTATCATGGAGATTCGGGTCCCGTTTCTGTAGCCACCCCTAAACAGGGCAATAATGAGTTATTTCATGCTATGGTTGAGGCAGGGGTACAGGCTGGTTATCCACGTACTGATGATTTGAACGGCTACCAGCAGGAAGGTTTTGGCCCTATGGATCGTACTGTAACACCGCAAGGCCGACGTTCCAGTACAGCGCGTGGCTACCTGGATATGGCGAAGGGCCGTTCGAACCTCACGATCCTGACTCATGCCACGACTAACAAAATCTTATTTCAGGGCAAACGTGCTATTGGCGTTGAATATATTCAAGGTGCAAATACTGCTCAACTACATCAGGTATATGCTAGAAATGAAGTGTTACTGTGTGCAGGAGCTATTGCTTCACCGCAAATCTTACAGCGCTCAGGCATCGGACAAAGTACTTTTTTGAAGTCAATGGATATACCGGTATTACATGACTTGCCTGGGGTGGGCGAGAACTTGCAGGACCATCTGGAAATGTACCTGCAATACAGATGCAAAAAACCGGTCTCACTTTATCCTGCGTTAAAGTGGCATAATCAGCCGGCAATTGGTGTCGAGTGGCTGTTTTTAGGAAAAGGTATTGGAGCCAGCAATCAGTTTGAAGCAGGTGGTTTCATTCGCAGTTCAGATGAATTTACATGGCCCAATATCCAGTATCATTTCTTGCCGGTTGCCATTAACTATAATGGTTCTAATCCGGTGAAAGAACATGGCTTTCAGGCCCATGTTGGTTCTATGCGTTCACCTTCACGGGGCCGGATCAAGCTTAAATCCAGAGACCCATTTGAGCATCCGAGTATCCTGTTCAATTACATGAGTACTGAGCAGGACTGGCGAGAATTTCGTGATGCAATCCGTATCACCCGAGAAATTATGCATCAGCCCGCATTAGATGCATATCGTGGGGAGGAGATTAGCCCGGGTAAAAACTTACAATCTGATGCTGAACTGGATGAATTTGTGCGTAATCATGCAGAAACAGCTTATCATCCCTCCTGTAGCTGTAAAATGGGTGAAGATGATATGGCTGTAGTTGATGGTCAGGGCCGTGTTCACGGCATAAATGGTTTAAGAGTAGTTGATGCGTCTATCATGCCCGTAATTATGACTGGGAATCTGAATGCAACCACCATCATGATTGCAGAAAAACTGGCTGACCGGATTCGTAACCGGCCCTCTTTACCCAAATCACAAGCCCCATTTTATCGGGCAAGTTAA
- a CDS encoding acyl-CoA thioesterase: MSPLDQVVPATDDQSELTMSVLMTPDMANFSGNVHGGTILKLLDQVAYACASRYSGSYVVTLSVDKVNFKEPIHVGELVTFLASVNHVGRTSMEIGIRVEAQNIQKRTVRHTNSCYFTMVAVDEQGKPRQVPPLNLNNDWKRCRFEAAEQRKVLRLQEHHHPSCSIYKKTTSPS, from the coding sequence ATGTCACCATTAGATCAAGTCGTTCCTGCTACAGATGATCAATCTGAACTTACAATGTCTGTCCTGATGACGCCTGATATGGCTAACTTTTCGGGTAATGTCCACGGAGGAACGATTCTGAAGCTACTGGATCAGGTGGCATATGCTTGTGCCAGCCGCTATTCAGGAAGTTATGTGGTGACGCTGTCTGTAGATAAGGTAAATTTTAAAGAACCCATTCATGTTGGTGAGCTAGTGACTTTTCTGGCCAGCGTAAACCATGTAGGCCGTACTTCAATGGAAATTGGCATACGGGTAGAAGCACAGAATATTCAAAAGCGTACAGTGCGCCATACCAATAGCTGTTATTTTACTATGGTTGCCGTAGATGAGCAGGGTAAACCACGTCAGGTTCCACCACTGAATTTGAACAATGACTGGAAACGTTGCCGCTTTGAAGCTGCTGAACAGCGTAAGGTGCTACGCCTGCAAGAGCATCATCATCCTTCTTGCAGTATTTATAAAAAGACAACATCCCCAAGTTAA
- the pnuC gene encoding nicotinamide riboside transporter PnuC → MTPLEIFAVLMSVIGVALTIQRNILCWGFNIVACALYAYLFFEFKLYGETLLQGIFIIMNFYGLYHWWTDHQQSHEIKIISIARQLVILQLLLSAVLGLLLGLTLKYWTDAAVPLLDAQLAAFSLLATYWTSRRYIATWMLWVWIDIIYVGMFIYKDLLLTAGLYAGFVGLALFGWWQWKQIEQKQLQAS, encoded by the coding sequence ATGACCCCCTTAGAAATCTTTGCTGTTCTGATGAGTGTGATAGGAGTAGCTCTTACCATTCAGCGAAATATACTCTGTTGGGGCTTTAATATTGTGGCATGTGCCTTATATGCTTACTTGTTTTTTGAATTTAAGCTGTACGGAGAAACCCTTTTACAGGGAATATTTATAATTATGAATTTTTATGGTTTGTACCATTGGTGGACAGATCATCAGCAGAGTCATGAAATCAAGATCATTTCTATTGCCAGGCAGCTGGTAATATTACAGCTTTTACTCTCAGCAGTTTTAGGGCTGCTACTCGGACTGACTTTAAAATACTGGACAGATGCTGCTGTTCCATTGCTAGATGCGCAGCTGGCTGCCTTTAGTTTGCTTGCTACATACTGGACCAGTCGTAGATATATTGCTACCTGGATGCTCTGGGTGTGGATTGATATTATTTATGTCGGAATGTTCATCTATAAAGATTTGCTGCTGACAGCAGGTTTATATGCAGGATTTGTCGGGCTGGCTTTATTTGGCTGGTGGCAATGGAAACAGATTGAACAAAAACAGCTACAAGCCAGCTAA